A region of Oncorhynchus masou masou isolate Uvic2021 chromosome 29, UVic_Omas_1.1, whole genome shotgun sequence DNA encodes the following proteins:
- the LOC135519035 gene encoding protein CREG2-like produces MYDPEDPRCARLTLTGKMVEVDPEEVEFAKEAMLSIHPVMKKWPVGHNWFVMKLQLTQVWLQDWVGGCHSPPWKTTSKPHPTERNFIHNVYEIYYTVSVTTHGTNTRLGVSFSVCTAAVITFITTNTT; encoded by the exons ATGTATGATCCTGAGGACCCCCGCTGTGCCAGACTGACTCTGACAGGCAAGATGGTGGAGGTGGACCCAGAGGAGGTGGAGTTCGCCAAGGAGGCCATGTTGTCCAT acACCCTGTGATGAAGAAATGGCCAGTGGGACACAACTGGTTCGTTATGAAGCTGCAGCTGACCCAGGTCTGGCTCCAGGATTGGGTCGGAGGGTGTCACTCACCCCCCTGGAAGACTACTTCAAAGCCACACCCTACTGAGAGGAACTTCATCCACAATGTATATGAAATCTACTACACCGTGTCAGTTACAACACACGGTACCAATACAAGACTTGGTGTTAGCTTCTCTGTATGCACAGCAGCTGTCATTACATTCATCACCACAAACACAACATAA